Part of the Musa acuminata AAA Group cultivar baxijiao chromosome BXJ3-10, Cavendish_Baxijiao_AAA, whole genome shotgun sequence genome, GGGtcaaattattataaaaagaTCTCATTCCTAagtatataataaatattaatttttatggtAACATCAAAAATTCTTATATAGAGTCttcgacttaaggagaatgaagggcaaACTTCAAAAGAACGAAGGGAATGCCCTCACAGTAACAGCAATcgcaccattctttgcatcgatccaagattggtatcctttcaGGAGCTTTTctcataatctgtataaataggagagagaacatgttaatatattcaagctaaagcttcttcaataattgttcttatcttctattcttttcatcaagaagataagaacaattattgaagaagttttattaaaATAGCTTTAGCTTTACATTAACATGTCCTTCTCCtatcctcaatagaatagaggattttcctcaacagaatagagagatttcctcatgtagttgaggaaatcttatctgctatcatgcttcCGCAGGTGCTCCTATCAAATATACCAATCTTAAATTTATGCAAAACGCTAGAAGTGCAGCAGAAgaggaaaggtggggcagtgctggtgAGCGCAGCACTAGAGACACCACAGCAGAACGGAATTGatgttggctctgataccatgatggaaagaatagaagaagatttagcttgaatacattaacacgtTTCCTCTCCTATGAATTTTTCTCAATAGAATAtaggatttttctcaataaagagattttctcatatagaaTGAGATCGAATCAGACCCATTATCCTTCGTTGATGATCAAAATCTACACTAATAATTATCATCATGGTTATATTAGTTAATTtgagttaaaaatatattttgatattttataatcatgataatcaaaaaaattaaaatttaaagaaTATCAAATAGGAAAATGACAGTGAGTTGATATAGAACATCCACAAGGCTATATAAATGAATTTATAAATTTACAAGGATAAATATATTAACATCAATTTTATGGGAAATATATTAATGTGTAAGTAAGATAGGTACAAAAGTCACCCCTACAGTATAGAAATAAGAGGATTTAATGACACAGAGTATGATTGGTGATGCCAATTGACCACCGTGTTATCCTTCCTTTATATAGGTAAGAAATTGTAGCCTTCTTCTGAACCAAATATCATGGACATAATTCAATATGTTGGTAAGCTCCTTTTTCTTTACTGAATAATCTCAGATCAATTTAAAATatccaaaacataaattaaattatttatcatatttaggAAATATCTCCGTCAATTTCCCACCCACTCccactctctctcgctctctctctctatcacagCATCCTTAAAGCTCCCATCTTTTGATTGGTTCTCTCCCACTCGCACATCTCTGTAACGCGGTGGCGCCTATAAAGTGAGGACAGCGGCAAGCGAGTAAATATCCAATCTGACATAAACCATTGGGAACAGCGCACGAACACATGGACATTCCGCTTGATGACCGTCCGACGCATGAGCTGGAGAGCATCATCGTCGCCCACGGCGACCAGATCCAGCCGGCTGCTTCCAATCCCCCGCCCCCGAGAGCCTCCGGGCCGTCGGGGAGCCTCGCCCGGACCCTGCTGTCTCAGCCATCCAAGATCATGGCCGGGGTGCAGGGGTTCGCGTCCCGGGTCGGCGGGGATAAGAGGCATCCCGGGAGGACGACGGCAGCGTCCGGCGCCAAGGGGCTTCGGTTCCTCGACAAGAAGGCCGGCGGCTGGAAGGCCGTTGAGAAGCGCTTCGACCAATTCGCCGTCGACGGCAGGCTTCCCAAGGAGAGCTTCGGCCGCTGCATCGGTGAGTCTCTCTTGCTCGTCTGCCGGTACACGTTCTTCAGCTTAGTCACCTGGTCGGGGTTCCCTTTGCCAAGGCATGGGCGAGTCGCAGGAGTTCGCTGGCGAGCTATTTGTTGCTTTGGCAAGGAGGGGGAACATAACGCCAGAACATGGCATCACCAAAGACGAACTGAAGGAGTTCTGGCAGCAAATGACCGACCAAAACTTCGACTCTCGGCTGCAGATCTTCTTCGACATGTACTCAATCATTCTCTCACCATAAACTGCTTTCAGCAGCACTGAATTGACCATCACATCATCTGCTCTGTCAACACAACAGGTGCGACAAGAACGGCGACGGGAAGCTCTCAGAAAACGAGGTGAAAGAGGTACCAATCTTCCTAAACCGCTCGATTGATCCCCCATCTTCATGTTCTCAAGCACCGTTGTTTGTCTCCTCAGGTCATCGGTCTCAGTGCCTCAGCAAATAAGCTTTCCAAGTTGAAAGCGCATGCAGCGAACTACGCTGCTCTCATAATGGAGGAGCTCGACCCAGACGGTCTTGGCTACATCGAGGTAAAAGAAAGGCAAATTTCTTCGATCAGTAGAGAGTAATCACACAAGCGCTTACTGGTGACGACCTTTCGCTCCAGATTCGGCAGCTGGAGACATTGATTCGAGGGATGGTGAGCTCACAGGTAACCGAGAGAACACTGAAACGTTCACACGGGCATGCAAGAAGGATGATACCGAAGCGATACAGATACCCGGTCAACAGATTTGTGGGCAAGGCTACAGATTTCGTTCTGGACAACTGGAAGAGAATATGGGTTTTCTCCCTCTGGTTGACCCTGAACGCCGTCCTGGCTGCGTGGAAGTTCTACCAGTACGAGAGAAGAGCAGCATTTGAGGTGATGGGCTACTGCGTCTGCGTAGCCAAGGCTGCGGCTGAGACCCTGAAGCTAAACATGGCTCTGATCCTCATCCCTGTTTGCCGCAACACCCTCACAAGGCTCAGATCGACTTGCCTCAGCTCCGTATTCCCTTTTGATGACAACATCAACCTCCACAAGGCCATTGCACTGGCGATCACAATCGGGACTCTGGTGCACACTCTTGCTCATGTGACCTGTGACTTCCCGAGGCTGATCACATGCCCCGAATCAAAGTTCATGAGACTACTGGGACCTAATTTCCACTACAAGCAGCCCACCTATGCATCTCTGTTAGCAAGTGTTCCCGGGATCACTGGTAtcctcatgatcatcatcatggCGTTCTCCTTCACTCTGGCAACACACTCTTTTAGGAGGAGTGTGGTGAAGCTGCCACCGCCCCTCCACCATTTAGCTGGTTTCAATGCGTTTTGGTATGCTCACCATCTTCTGGCCGTCGTTTATGTCCTTCTGATCGTCCATTCCTACTTCCTATTCCTCACCAAGGAATGGTACAAGAAGACGGTAGGTCATGATCTTTGTACTTCGGCATGGAGCAATGACACAGACTTAATTACCTGCATTTGCGCAGACATGGATGTATCTTACGATTCCCCTCCTCTTTTATGCCTGTGAAAGATTGATTCGGAAATTTCGTGAGAAAAGCATTGGCGTCAGCATCGTTAAGGTATGCTGCTCATAAATATATCGAGATTTAGAGGTATTCATGCACTGATGTATCGATCATACAGGCAGCTATATATCCAGGCAACGTCCTTTCGATACATATGAGGAAGCCACCAGGTTTCAGATACAAAAGTGGGATGTACCTGTTCATCAAATGTCCGGATGTCTCACCTTTCGAATGGTATCAGCTTAGCTTCAGATTGAGTTGGATTGCAGGGTTGCATTTCCTCTGCTCACCTTCTTATTGATGATTTCAACAGGCATCCGTTCTCGATCACTTCTGCACCGGATGATGAGCACTTGAGTGTTCATATCCGAACCCTGGGAGACTGGACGACCGAGCTAAGAAATCTCTTCGGAAAAGTTGGTTTAAGTAGAAAGATTGTTCTTGATGTCAAGCAAGATCAGATTGCAAGTTCATAGTACTTAGCAGAGATCTTCTTGACGCAGGTCTGTCAAGCGCAGGTTACTCTGAAGAAGGCTAATCTGGTGAGACTCGAAACCACAGTCGTCGCAGATGTTCAATTCGACGATGCAAGGTGATGCGAACTCTGCATTATTAGAAGTGAcatttgatagcagataagattttcccaattgCAGTTGGAAAACTCTTTTCTGCTATCAACATTAACCATGagtaatacacacacacactctctctctgctACTTCAGATTCCCAAAGCTTTACATTGATGGGCCATATGGCGCACCAGCTCAAGACTACAAGAAGTACGACATTCTTTTGCTCATCGGATTAGGAATCGGTGCAACTCCATTCATCAGCATCCTGAAGGATCTCCTCAACAACATAAAGTCCAACGAAGTATATACCACATTCGCAGACATCGTCATGCACTTGCATGCACTGTTGGTTGACAAGCTCAAAACTCATGCAGGAAACACACGACGCAGCTGCAAACTTCATCCAAGGAAATGGCCCTGGAAGAGCTTACTTCTACTGGGTGACCAGGGAACAAGGATCATTTGAATGGTTCAAAGGTGTCATGAACGAAGTTGCAGAGAGTGACCACCATGTACTAATTAAGCATCACTGCTTCCTTGAATCCATTTCGCACAGAACCACAATTGACAGGAAATGGTTGGATTTGCAGAATGTCATAGAGATGCACAACTACTTGACGAGCGTGTACGAAGAAGGTGATGCAAGGTCAGCCCTCATCGCCATGATTCAGTCACTGCAGCACTCCAAAAGTGGCGTTGACATCGTCTCTGGGAGTCGGGTAACTAATTGACCATCTATAATGTAGTGATTCAGATAGAAGAAGAAAGATTGATCTGTTCTGGTTCCTGACTCATGCACGACAGATACGAACACACTTCGCGAGGCCAAACTGGAGGAAAGTGTTCTCGGACTTGGCCAATGCCCACAAAGATTCTCGGATCGGTGAGCTTTTCTCGAATTCTTAGTATATGTCGTTGTCATCTTCACTTTCTGGATTCCTGACATGGGGGTGTTGCAGGTGTTTTCTACTGTGGATCAGCAACTCTTACAAAGCATCTCAGGGAGCTATCACAAGAATTCAGCCATGACAGCGCCACTCGTTTCGATTTCCACAAGGAAAACTTCTAAAGAAGAGACCAGAGATGATGTTGATAGGCAATTTATTGTTGTATACGAGACGAAAAAGGAGTAATTAAGTAGTACAGTCCTGTAAAAATCTGTGTTGGTTGATGTTCCGGTGCATGGTAAAGATTAAGAACAGGTGTGAAGCAATAAGGAATGATTCACGATCCCCAACTTGATTCCAGGATGACTCAAAGCGTGTTCATTTACTCCATCATACTATATTGAAGCAATGCTATTTGGTTTATCTTTGCTTAGAGTTCCTTTTCACTGGTCATAATCGCAACTCTTCCTGTAGAAAGTACCTTCAACTGATATTGAGTCGGTAAGAAAGTAAGAAGCCTCTCCTGCAGGCCGAATTCCTTTTGAATAGATGCCGTTCTCCCGAGCGAGTGCTCACTTTGTGTGCTTTAAGGATTGAGTACAAAAGACTGAGCTTGCAGATCATCTGCAGCATACAAAAAGTGAGAACTATGGGATCTACCAATACATTGTTAGCAGCTCTCGGGATGTGATTTAACTTAAGTTTGCCAACAACCAAAAAAAGATGTCTCAAAAAGACATCATCGCAAAAACAAGGGGATGAGGTTTAAGCCTGTACAAAACAGACATGATATCAATTTTCTTGtcctatatacataaatatttaggttaattataaattatttatataataattatctttaatattttgatttttattttttaaaattatattgaaatctttatacTTACGAACGTAAAAATTTGAGATGGTTAAAgcgataattttataaaattaaaaattaaaaaaattgatgaaatatAAGAActctcattatttatttattatgatgtaATCATAAATTTTTTCTTTGGACGTAATAAGATGTTCAAATCATTTAAAAGAATCCTCTtaagaaattatatatttaatccgATGATTGGATTCTTAATGTCAACGCAAGCCGAAAGAAACTGTGGGCGAGAATCCAACATGGGTCTTGGTTCCACATATCGGATCGGGTTTCTAAAGCGTCGGATCGAATCCGAGTTATCCCGGGTCTGATCCAACTCAGATCCGTCTACATCGGCCAAGCCCGTACCGTGCCTTTGTCGATCCGCACCGAGATCGATGGTTCCTTGTTGCGGTAGCAAAGCCCGTTCGCCCATGGAAGGCAAGTGAGCAACCCAGGGAGGAAGGGCGACAGCCATCACCACCAGTGCTCCCTCTCTCGGGGTCTCTGCCTCTGTACCGTCTCCGCCTTCTTCGGACCAGCTGCACGGTTGAGGAAAGCGACGATCAGGTGAGACGTTGCTCGTGTTTGTGTTGACCTACCGTGCCGTTTAAATTCTTGATCTTCGATtgaattctttttctttcccgaGGAATGCATCTAATTTGTGTTGTTTCTTTTCTGATCAAATCTTTGTTTGATTGGGGAAAAACGAATAAAGAAGTGATCTTGATCGCTGTGCGAGAATAGACTCAGCCCTAGTTTTTAGCGCATCGATTAGGGTTCTTCGTCTTTGACGAGGTGTAAAGTAAAGACTTCGGGCAAGGAAAGCCATCTAGAAGACGATTTCCGTGGGGTTTCAAGCAATTATCTTTGTCCTTGGACCTGTGGTTTTCTCAGACATTGGTTGTAGTTGAAGTATGCGCACTTGCTTCCCATCTCTCCTAAAGGCTACGAAGATTAGAAATCATATGAACAGTTTGCAGTGATCTTTGGTTACGGTGTCGATATTCTTGCTGATTTCAGACCTGGTTGAGGGTTTCAGGTTTTAGGCCACTCATTGACAAACTTGTGATCAAGAAAGGTGGCACTTTGAGGCTTTTGATGGAATGGTCATCGGTGTCTTGGGTTTTGGCACAAAACGTATTCGATGAAATGAACATGGGAATCTGATCACCAAATTAGTGTAAGAATCTCTGAGAGCCTCTGATATCACGAAAGAAGAGGAGAATTCTATGGCCGGCTGCGTGCAATCAACCAATACCAATGGAAGGTTTGATGATATATTTTGATGCGACCTTTGTCATCTCTAAGGTGCTCGACCGAGATAAGGTGGATCGTCTACAGCTTCAACTCGTGAAGGTGGTGGAGATATGCTAACGTttgatttgaacaatttataggaTGTTATGCTTGCATATAGGATGCTTGGGTTCACGTGATCAGGATTACAATAGGGATCACATTGTGATCTACGATCAGGATGAAGATTGGAACCAGAATCATTTTGGTCAGATATGTAGAGCCAAATAGAAAGTTTTAAGTGAAAATTATCTAAAAGAAGATCAAGATAGGAAAAAGTGTGTTGTGTGCTAGAATTTctaggatatatttttatacatGTTTATGAAATTTGATGATCCTTTTGTGTGACTTACAAATGCGATGGCATCaactttctcttcttctctccaCCGGTTATGGTGGCATCCTACAGCCAATTCTAGTAGGATGGTTCATTTACTTTGGGTTTGGAATGGCTTGTTGATATGATAGTGTTGGAAGATTTTGCTTAGAAAGAGGCttttctctcctttttctttctgttctctctctgtttctgttaATCTCACCTGGctcttcctcttttctcttttcCTCTTGCTTTTCTTCTCtcattctctctttctctcaaccCTCCCTTTTCCCCTCTCTCATTTCATCCAACGCAACTCAGAACTGACTGCTGCAAGTGACATGCTGGCAGCCATTTTTTTGCCCActcctttttattcttttatttttccctCTTTTTTCTTTGTGGTCGGCTCTTCGGTCCATTTCTGTTATGTTCTTGTTTCCCTCCATTGATCTGTTCCTCGGCAGCAAAATCCGCACGGAACAGGCTGAATCTAACTCCCGGTGAATGAGAGTGGATTGTGAACCAGTTTTGATGTACCATATGTAAATTGTTACTCTCTATTTTTCCAACCTCCAAAAACAGGTAATGGCTGTTTAGATGTAACACACATGGTGGTATGTTCGTGGTCTGATTGCGTCTAATCAGCCGGTAAAAGTTTCGTTGTTCTGAAATTACCCCTAATGTGATAACTAATGGATATTGATTTGTTATATTTAGCAATGATAGTTCTATACCTCTTTTAACTTAAAAAGACCACTTCAAGACAAAGCCATATAAAACTTTTTCCTCCAATTGTTTAGCTGTTTCAATGAGGCAATGGAAGATAAGAAATAAAACAATAACCTATATTGTGATTGTGGAAGAGATTACTGCTAAAGCAAACTCATTTAAGAGCTTGTCCAATGCTATTAGAACCCGAAGTATTGGTGAACAATAAACTCCAACAGTAGAAATCTGAAGTTGTTCTGTGCACGTTTAAAGCATCTGCTCGTTGCTTAGTAGTTATAATTAGTGTTAGATAGTATTGTTCCAAAGGAGATTTCAATACATCTTTGGGAATATTCCTTCACTGTTATAGCATGATTAAGAACCACAAGTAAAACTTTTATTGATATCCTTGAACAACTCCGATCGATATGATATGGAAGTTAGTAGGGCAAGATTGTTCTATTGGTTAGTGCTCTTCTATAGGAAATCACCAGCTAGAGACTAAGGCCTTTGTGATTTTAGAGAAACCTCATTTCTTATGATGAATGACAACTTATCTACTACGGTCTGGGGTCCTACACAACAACCTAAAgccattttttatatttatctatCATCTTTTTGTTTTCATAATTCTTAGGTACATTTGATATGTCATGTTCTTATGCACATACATGCAGTATAGTTAGTGCTGTGAAAGCCACCATCATGATATTTTCCTTACTCCCATTCAGAGATGCTGACTCTTCCTTTTCGTTTAGGTTGCACTGCAGAGCGGTGCAAGATGGGGATAATAAGGAGCAGCTTCTCATTTCTACTGGGAGCTGGTTGCGGTATTTATGTTGCACAGAACTACAATGTCCCCAAcgtaaagaagctcatcaatacTTATATTTTCGTGGCGAAACACATAGAAGAAACCTACAGGAAGCCTAAGAAAGACGAAGACTAGTCACAAGAATTCATTAGCTGAAGTCATGCCAATAAGGCCGATTATGGTCCACATAACAATACTTTCTTTGGTGAGCACATGTACTTGTAAAAAATCGTCGTCACCTCATGCTTAGTTTCGATGTCACCTCATGCTTAGTTTCAATGGATACTGAGCGCTTCATTGCGGCTCTTCTCCTTTGAGGTTTTGTGGATGAAAGATTTGTATGTTTGCAGCTCTCCGGGCCGGTTTATGTGGATGATTCTGTTGAAAGATAATAACCACTTCCAACTCAAGAGAGCTCATATAACATTCCAATTTATTTTCACAGGAGTCTACAATCATTTTAACTTGGATGAGATTTCAGCCTCTTGGGTCAATGATTCATGATCAATAAAGTTATTTGATTAGTTATCTTGTTAAGGAAAGTGGACTTGCCTATCTTGAATCTGAATCAGTGATACAGACTCAATAAGCTTATGGGGTCAAGTATCTTGAATTTGAATCAGTGATACAGACTCAATAAGCTTATGGGGTCAATTATCTCATCGAATTGAATCATATCACAGTTAGTTCAATCTAACTTGAAAAGGACCAAAAACAACCAATAATGTAACACATTATCAAACTGTAAACATAAACTTGGCCTAATAGAGAAATCTACCTCCAACATAACACCAGGCATTCATATGTATTCTCGAACCAACTTCTCAGAAGAAGAGGCAGCACAGAATCCATCAAACAAGTATAGGAAAATTCATCACCCTTGGGATAGCACATCTGCATTTTAAATTGTAGTTGCAACAATTTAGTTGGATAGAAAAATCCATCAAACTTCCCTCCAACTTTCCAGACAAAATTTACAGCCAAAAAAAGTCATGTTTAGTAGCTGCATTTTACCATGGTCACAATATAACAATCAGAATTTGTGGGTGTAGTATACAAATTTTGTCCAGTATCAATAAACGGCATGGCACAAAATGTGTGCTATGTAAAGCAACATGAATCATGGCAGTGGCATGGCAGACactatataaattttatttctaTCCATTGCTTGTATCTGATTTTTGCCAACTCAGATCTCCTAAAAGACTACATCTCAACTCCACTGGAATAGTCTGACTCACCAACCatgcatcaaagtaagcataccTTGCACCTTGCAAGTAATACCAACTAACTACTTTGTGGTAAACCAgctaaaagatgtaaaatttgaaCAAAGCATTTATAAAGAATGAGAACTCACTTGATGGAACATTATCAAAACATggtaaaaaaaaaggattaagaGGAATATTATCACAGATGAACAATTACTACACCAAAACCGTAACAATGAAATTTTTGTAGCGGAACCTAATGAATGAATTAAAATAAAGAATTTGTTGTGCCACGTAAAGATGAGTTTTCCATCAACTCTGTACAGTTCACAACTTTCTGTGTTTGATGGTAACATGTATCTATTCACGAGCAATCCAGCGgtgaaattataataattttctgCAATAAATCTTGTTGGTGCTCTCTGCAAATGATTTTATTAGTTTTTACATTGACCAATCCTCTGCATGATAATACGAGAAGCATCAAGGCCATAATAGGATGTCAATATATTCAAATCTGCAGGTGGAtaacttttgcatcttttttatgACAATTATTTAATATCCTTGTACTAAATAATAAAATTGATGTTTTATAAGTATATCAAATTACAATAATGAATTATTTAccattactttttttatttttctactatactatttttatcttctttattatagtttcaatgtaATTTTTTAGAAGTTAGATATCTTACAGAACACTAAGGTATAAGAGTTTTtagtatataatattttatttcctCAAATCGcactttatttttaattttg contains:
- the LOC135651734 gene encoding putative respiratory burst oxidase homolog protein H; this translates as MDIPLDDRPTHELESIIVAHGDQIQPAASNPPPPRASGPSGSLARTLLSQPSKIMAGVQGFASRVGGDKRHPGRTTAASGAKGLRFLDKKAGGWKAVEKRFDQFAVDGRLPKESFGRCIGMGESQEFAGELFVALARRGNITPEHGITKDELKEFWQQMTDQNFDSRLQIFFDMCDKNGDGKLSENEVKEVIGLSASANKLSKLKAHAANYAALIMEELDPDGLGYIEIRQLETLIRGMVSSQVTERTLKRSHGHARRMIPKRYRYPVNRFVGKATDFVLDNWKRIWVFSLWLTLNAVLAAWKFYQYERRAAFEVMGYCVCVAKAAAETLKLNMALILIPVCRNTLTRLRSTCLSSVFPFDDNINLHKAIALAITIGTLVHTLAHVTCDFPRLITCPESKFMRLLGPNFHYKQPTYASLLASVPGITGILMIIIMAFSFTLATHSFRRSVVKLPPPLHHLAGFNAFWYAHHLLAVVYVLLIVHSYFLFLTKEWYKKTTWMYLTIPLLFYACERLIRKFREKSIGVSIVKAAIYPGNVLSIHMRKPPGFRYKSGMYLFIKCPDVSPFEWHPFSITSAPDDEHLSVHIRTLGDWTTELRNLFGKVCQAQVTLKKANLVRLETTVVADVQFDDARFPKLYIDGPYGAPAQDYKKYDILLLIGLGIGATPFISILKDLLNNIKSNEETHDAAANFIQGNGPGRAYFYWVTREQGSFEWFKGVMNEVAESDHHNVIEMHNYLTSVYEEGDARSALIAMIQSLQHSKSGVDIVSGSRIRTHFARPNWRKVFSDLANAHKDSRIGVFYCGSATLTKHLRELSQEFSHDSATRFDFHKENF
- the LOC103999898 gene encoding uncharacterized protein LOC103999898 encodes the protein MGIIRSSFSFLLGAGCGIYVAQNYNVPNVKKLINTYIFVAKHIEETYRKPKKDED